The window TGAGCGGCAGTTCATAGGTCACCTGCGCGCGGCCGCCCACATAGGTGAGCTCGGTCTGGATGCCGCGGCGGTCCTGACACAGCTTGAGGATGCTGCCGAGGTACTCGTCCGGCGTATAGATCACCGCCTTGATCCACGGCTCCTCGATCACCTCGATCCGGTTGGTATCCGGCCAGTCGGCGGGGTTGTGGATGTCGATCACCTTGGCGTCCTCGGTCTTGGAATGGCCGAGATTAATGCGGTACACCACCGAGGGCGCGGTGGTGATGAGATCGAGGTCGTATTCGCGGCTCAGGCGCTCCTGAATGATTTCCAGATGGAGCAGCCCGAGGAACCCGCAGCGGAAGCCGAAGCCCAGCGCGGCGCTGCTCTCCATCTCGTAGGAGAAGGAGGCATCGTTGAGGCGCAGCTTGCCGATGGACTCGCGCAGCTTTTCAAAGTCGGCAGCATCGACGGGGAAGAGCCCGCAGAACACCACCGGCTGGACTTCCTTGTAGCCCGGCAGGGCTTCGGTCGCCCCGTTCTTGACCGTGGTGATGGTGTCGCCGACGCGGGCCTGCTCCACCTCCTTGATCTGGGCGGTGATGAAGCCGATTTCGCCCGGGCCGAGTTCGGCAAGGTCGGTGCGCTTGGGGGTGAAGCAGCCGACGCGGTCGACAAGGTGCTGGGTGCCGCCCTGCATGAACTTGATGTTGAGGCCCTTGGTGAGCTTCCCGTCGATCACGCGCACAAGGATGACGACGCCGAGATAGGGGTCGTACCAGGAGTCCACGAGGCTGGCGGTGAGCGGCGCGTCGATCTTGCCCTTGGGCGCGGGGATGCGGGTGACGACGGCTTCGAGCACTTCGGCGATGCCGATCCCCGACTTGGCGGAGGCAAGGACGGCGTCCGATGCGTCGAGGCCGATGATTTCCTCGATCTCGTGGCGGACTTTTTCCGGTTCTGCGGCGGGCAGGTCGATCTTGTTGATGACGGGGACGATCTCGTGATCGTGCTCGATCGACTGGTAGACGTTGGCGAGGGTCTGGGCTTCGACGCCCTGTGCAGCGTCGACCACGAGCAGCGCGCCCTCGCAGGCGGCTAGGCTGCGCGAGACCTCATAGGCGAAGTCGACGTGGCCGGGGGTGTCCATCAGGTTGAGCTGATAGGTCTCGCCGTCCTTGGCGGTGTAGGTGAGGCGGACGGTCTGCGCCTTGATGGTGATGCCGCGCTCTTTCTCGATGTCCATGTTATCAAGGACTTGCGCGGACATCTCGCGCTCGGTGAGGCCGCCGGTAAACTGGATGAGCCGGTCAGCCAGCGTCGACTTGCCATGGTCGATATGCGCGATGATCGAGAAATTGCGGATCTTGGAAAGGTCAGTCATTGCGCCAGCGACTTAGCGTTGCACTGCGGCAAAGTCATTCGAGAAAAACGCAACAGCCCTCAGTCCCCCCGCCCCCCCGGAGCGTAGCCGAATTTGGGGGCGCCGCCTTGATCGATCAGGCCGCCGACCATGCCCTGATAACTGCCCGGAGCAAGTGCGGCGAGCGGAGTGCCTGCGGAGGCTAGCGCATAGGGGGAGACGCGGTTGCGCGTGCACAATCCGCCCGAGCCGTCATCGACCAGCGATTGTTCGAATTCGAGCCCCTGGGTGTCTCCGCTTGATCGCGTCACAGTCGCAACCGCCAACTGTCCTCCGCCGAGATCGACCACGAACTGCGTGCCCTTGGGTACATTCGCCAGCCCCTGGATCAGCGCGCCTGTGCGCGACAGATTGCGCAGCGTCACCTCGTAGGCATAGTCATCGTGGAAAATCTCGATCTTGCGGAACACCGTGCGTCGGCGGGCGCGGCGGGTGCGTTCGGCGCCCGGATCAATCTTCCACGAACCGTCGGCGATTTCCTGCTCCAGCAC is drawn from Erythrobacter sp. and contains these coding sequences:
- the lepA gene encoding translation elongation factor 4, whose protein sequence is MTDLSKIRNFSIIAHIDHGKSTLADRLIQFTGGLTEREMSAQVLDNMDIEKERGITIKAQTVRLTYTAKDGETYQLNLMDTPGHVDFAYEVSRSLAACEGALLVVDAAQGVEAQTLANVYQSIEHDHEIVPVINKIDLPAAEPEKVRHEIEEIIGLDASDAVLASAKSGIGIAEVLEAVVTRIPAPKGKIDAPLTASLVDSWYDPYLGVVILVRVIDGKLTKGLNIKFMQGGTQHLVDRVGCFTPKRTDLAELGPGEIGFITAQIKEVEQARVGDTITTVKNGATEALPGYKEVQPVVFCGLFPVDAADFEKLRESIGKLRLNDASFSYEMESSAALGFGFRCGFLGLLHLEIIQERLSREYDLDLITTAPSVVYRINLGHSKTEDAKVIDIHNPADWPDTNRIEVIEEPWIKAVIYTPDEYLGSILKLCQDRRGIQTELTYVGGRAQVTYELPLNEVVFDFYDRLKSISRGYASFDYEQIGSREGDLVKMNILVNNEPVDALSLIVHRSVAEERGRGMCERLKDLIPRHLFKIPIQAAIGGKVIARETIAALRKDVTAKCYGGDISRKKKLLEKQKKGKARMREYGNVSIPQEAFIAALRMGEE